The Candidatus Dormiibacterota bacterium genomic sequence AAAAGACCGGCAACGAGGGTAGGTAAAAACCGTCTCATGCAAAGAGCCTCCCCACTCCCTCACGGTCGCTGTGCGCCGTCAGGAAGTAACAACGCAGTAGGCTGCGGTTGTCGCCTGCTTGGTTGGGAGAGGCCTTTGCGATAGAAACGCTATTCCCGATAGTTGGTATCTAGGCGGGCGATTTTGGGTAATATCTACTATTGGGAGAGCGCCGGACTTCTTACTGCTTACCGATGCGCTCGTTCTCGTTATCCATGAGATAGATCTTGTCGGCGTGGCGTATCCCTAAGGCTTTTTGATCGTACACGATGCCCACGTACTGCCCGGGCTTTATTTTGCGCATTTGATACGTGGTCTTGCCGTCGGCGGAAAACACCCGATCGAATTTCGGCAGAATTTCAAAGCTGAGAGTTTGCTTGCTCTGCGGGTTGCGTACTTTGATGTTGTTCGTTGAAACGTGAACGGTAATGCCGTAGAACGTCGACGCAGCGAGGACGGTCGCGGGCGCCGCTATCAGGACCAGCGCGAACGCGGCCGGGACGAGGCGGGAAAGCAATGTTCGTAACATGCGGTAATCCTTATTGTGGCTCGTAAGAGTGCGGTGTGCGCCGAAGCGTACCGACCGCTACTTACCCGCTTGGCCGCCAAAGTATGCCGGGAACGGTGGGCGCTATGGGGAAATGCGCTCCGCATGCCTACTCCGATCGATTTTGCCGCGTTTGATGCGGTCATGTTTGCCGACGGCGGTTCGCGCGGAAACCCGGGCCCCGCGGCAAGCGGGGCGGTTCTCGTGACCTCAGCCGGAGAACTCATCGAGGAGATCGGCTGCTATTTGGGACGGGCTACCAACAACGTCGCGGAGTGGACCGCCTTGTGCATAGGGCTCGAAGCCGGGCTGCGCCGTGGGATCAAGCGCTTAGCCGTGCGGATGGATTCGGAGCTGGTGGTAAAGCAAATGAGCGGCGAGTACCGCGTGAAGCACGTCGATCTGCAACCGCTCTATTCCCGTGCCCGCGCGCTGGTTCGGAATTTCGAGCGGATCGAGATCAAGCACGTCCCGCGCAAGCAGAATGCCCTGGCCGATGCGGTCGTTAATGCGGTGCTCGACCAGGAAGCCGCCGCGCGGATTTCGTAAGAGAGCCGGTTGATGCGCCGTTTTCCCACCGCCGCTGCGATCTTTGTCTTTTCGCTCGTGATGATCGTCATCGGGGGATATCTGTATATTCCCGGAGAGTACGCGCGGCTTATGCGCGTCACGAAGTTGACCAAGGCCCGAAGCGAAATCTACACCCATCTGCTCGTCCGGTACGATAAGCCCCCGATTTACGAAGAGGAATACCGGATGCAAGACGTCGAGGGTATTTCAACCTTCGAGTACCGCATTCGCGGATATAACGGCAAGCAAATTACGATCTCGGCCCCGCCGGCAGCGATGTACGACGTGAGTTTCTTTTACGGCCGAATCGACCAAGACGGTATTTGGCAACTGGTAAATCAGCCGCCCAGGGGCGATACCAGCATTCACTACACCCTCTACGTCAAGCAGGTCGTGGATTTCAAGCAAGGCGACAGAACGATCACCTTCACGGACCCGAAGTTCTGGGCGACGACGGCCGGGCGGCAATATACCATCGATCTCTCAAAGCAGCAGCCGACCGATCTTTTGAAGCTCCAAGGCACGGCGCTGGCCGACCCGCACTATCAAATGGTCGTGAACGATTTTCGTAACTTCGGTCCGGCGTCGTTCCGCGCGAAAATCGCGGCCGCGCGAGCGAGCTACTTCGCTAAAAAATGACGTCGAAGACTCGGGGTGTGTTCCTGCGCGGCGCGCTCGCCCTGGTCGCGATCGCGCTCGTGGGATTTTTTACCTACGAAAT encodes the following:
- a CDS encoding ribonuclease HI family protein; the encoded protein is MPTPIDFAAFDAVMFADGGSRGNPGPAASGAVLVTSAGELIEEIGCYLGRATNNVAEWTALCIGLEAGLRRGIKRLAVRMDSELVVKQMSGEYRVKHVDLQPLYSRARALVRNFERIEIKHVPRKQNALADAVVNAVLDQEAAARIS